A region from the Benincasa hispida cultivar B227 chromosome 12, ASM972705v1, whole genome shotgun sequence genome encodes:
- the LOC120067937 gene encoding uncharacterized protein LOC120067937, translated as MEMGVENDDLLFAELTRRISLLIMDDDELPIVHTDFTRTVHQLRPRQFPLMMDYENGFIRESKGTGVFIPARLPPPKRKQRSVAGYRIKTKNKSLDHQPSSMYYWEPKKG; from the exons ATGGAAATGGGAGTAGAAAATGACGATTTGTTGTTTGCAGAGCTTACTAGAAGGATTTCGCTTCTCATTATGGATGATGACGAGCTTCCGATTGTTCATACG GACTTTACTAGAACAGTACACCAGCTCCGACCAAGGCAGTTTCCATTAATGATGGATTACGAGAATGGTTTCATAAGGGAGAGCAAAGGCACTGGAGTTTTCATTCCAGCACGGTTGCCACCGCCAAAGAGGAAGCAGAGGAGCGTCGCCGGCTATagaatcaaaacaaaaaacaagagcCTCGATCATCAACCATCTTCAATGTATTATTGGGAGCCCAAAAAGGGCTAA
- the LOC120092668 gene encoding peroxiredoxin-2F, mitochondrial yields the protein MASAILKRVSASAGSSLVESTRIGASSRAFAAVAVGTDIISAAPDVSLQKARSWDEGVSSKFSTTPLKDIFKGKKVVIFGLPGAYTGVCSQQHVPSYKNKIDEFKAKGIDSVICVSVNDPYTLNGWAEKLEAKDAIQFFGDFDGRFHKSLELDKDLSVALLGPRSQRWSAYVVDGKVKALNVEEAPSDFKVTGAEVILNQI from the exons ATGGCGTCCGCGATTCTCAAGAGAGTCAGTGCCTCCGCAGGGAGCTCCCTGGTTGAATCTACGCGAATCGGAGCTTCATCGCGAGCTTTTGCGGCGGTGGCGGTCGGAACTGACATCATCTCCGCTGCACCGGACGTTTCTCTCCAGAAGGCTCGGAGTTGGGACGAAGGTGTCTCCTCCAAGTTCTCGACGACTCCGCTTAAAGACATTTTCAAG GGCAAGAAGGTCGTCATCTTTGGGCTTCCT GGAGCATATACAGGAGTTTGTTCCCAGCAGCACGTTCCTAGTTACAAGAATAAAATTGATGAGTTCAAGGCTAAAGGAATTGATTCTGTTATTTGTGTGTCTGTTAATGATCCATATACTCTCAATGGCTGGGCCGAAAAACTTGAAGCAAAAGATGCC ATACAATTTTTTGGGGACTTCGATGGGAGATTTCACAAGAGTTTGGAACTAGATAAAGATCTTTCTGTTGCTTTGCTCGGTCCCCGTTCTCAAAG ATGGTCAGCATATGTTGTAGATGGAAAAGTTAAGGCTCTTAACGTAGAGGAAGCTCCATCTGACTTTAAGGTTACTGGGGCAGAGGtcattttgaatcaaatttag
- the LOC120092533 gene encoding E3 ubiquitin-protein ligase RHF1A, with protein MANFTSSSSSHNPNAVSASAASDDAFDDACCICLDPFTSDDPATITSCKHEYHLQCILDWSQRSNECPICCQLLVLKDPVGQELLAAIASERLLKLRSLSSAASTSLRFHENFDIDHDSAHSDDSDFDDLIMQHLAAAASRARYVHRRERQRHFGLGPSQVISACPEEVPMSPRFQDATLISPNSDSPSPGSPLSSVGQTGTSKISHSVILLPPSGSHQKTNQSEGLSFPDSIKSKWSATSAKYKESILRSTQGIKEKLLARNSSMKELSRGVKREVSAGIAGVARMIDRLDLTSKRNTGSVSFFSFSGGTSNSLKGKNVVQESAVTDGSVKIDRICTGSPSQVSPTVPGSVEVSLAQRGD; from the exons ATGGCCAAtttcacttcttcttcttcctctcacaATCCCAATGCTGTTTCAGCTTCTGCTGCCTCTGATGATGCGTTTGATGACGCTTGCTGTATTTGCCTAGACCCATTTACCTCCGATGATCCCGCCACT ATTACCAGTTGCAAGCATGAATATCATCTCCAATGTATTCTTGATTG GTCTCAAAGAAGCAATGAGTGCCCAATCTGTTGCCAGTTGCTCGTGTTGAAGGATCCTGTTGG CCAGGAGCTTCTAGCAGCCATAGCTAGTGAAAGGCTTTTAAAGTTGAGAAGCTTGTCTTCTGCTGCATCCACTTCTTTGCGTTTCCACGAAAACTTTGATATTGATCAT GACTCCGCTCACTCGGATGACTCTGACTTTGATGACCTGATTATGCAGCATCTTGCTGCTGCAGCTAGCAGAGCTCGGTATGTTCATAGAAGGGAGAGGCAAAGACATTTTGGACTTGGGCCTTCACAAGTTATCTCTGCATGTCCAGAAGAGGTTCCAATGTCACCACGATTTCAAGATGCAACTCTAATTTCACCTAATAGTGATTCACCATCTCCTGGTTCTCCGCTGTCATCTGTTGGCCAAACTGGAACTAGTAAAATCTCGCATAG TGTTATACTGCTGCCACCATCTGGTAGTCATCAGAAAACAAACCAATCTGAGGGGCTCTCTTTCCCAGATTCTATCAAATCCAAATGGTCTGCTACTTCTGCAAA GTACAAAGAGTCAATCTTGCGAAGTACTCAAGGTATTAAGGAGAAACTGCTTGCTCGTAACAGCTCCATGAAGGAGCTAAGCAGGGGAGTAAAGCGTGAAGTTAGTGCTGGGATTGCTGGCGTTGCTCGAATGATTGATCGCCTAGATTTGACTTCAAAAAGGAATACTGGTTCAGTTTCCTTCTTCAGCTTCAGTGGGGGTACATCAAACTCCCTGAAAGGAAAGAACGTAGTGCAAGAGAGTGCCGTCACTGATGGTTCAGTTAAAATTGATAGAATATGTACTGGTTCACCTTCACAGGTTTCCCCTACTGTTCCAGGCTCCGTCGAAGTTTCTTTAGCTCAG AGAGGAGATTGA